CGGCGGCGTCATCGCGCTCGACGTGGCCGTGCGCCGGCCCGAGCTCGTCGGCGCGATCGCGATGCTCGACTCGATCGTCGCCATTCCGAGTCATCTCGACGGTCTCGCGCAGGGCCTCTCCCTGCTGCTCGCGTCGCCGCGCTTCCGCGAGACGCTCGTCGACTTCGTGGACCAGTGGCTGCTGCGGCCGGACAGCGACCGCGCCCTGCGCGATCGCGTCGTGGACGTGATGGCGAACGCCGACCCCGACGTCGCGCTGCAGGCGTGGCAGTCGATGGTCGAGTACGACGACCGGGGTGCGATCAAGGCGTGCCCGGTTCCCATTCTCTTCATGGCGGCCGAGAACACGGTCGCCTCGCTCGAGGAGCTGCCGGACATGCACCCGGACCTCGAGCTCGTCTACATGCGCGGGGTCTCGCACTTCCATCCGCTCGAGGCGCCCGAGGCCACCAACCGCCACCTCGAGGACTTCCTCGATCGTCTCCGGTCGCGTCGTTAGGCGAGGGTCGAGCTAGCCTCCCCGCGGCGCGGACGAGCGCGCGGAGCGGAGGCACGGCGCGTCGATGGCGACGGGGATGCACGGAGCCGCCCGGTCGGGGCGCGGCGGAGCGGCGCTCGCGTGGGCGCTGGCCGGCGCGTGGGCGGCCTCGATCTTCGCCGCGATCCCGCTCGCGCGGTCGATCGAGCACGCCGTGCGCGATGCGCTCGGGCAGCGGGCCTTCGGGTGGCTCGCGATCGGCGCCGTCCTCGCCGCCACCGCGGCCGCGCTCGCCGCCGTCGGGCGCAGCCGCGGCGCGACCGCGTCTCCCCGTGACGCGCACTCTCCGCGCGCCGCGGTGCGCGCGGTCTGGCTCGTCGCCGTCGCCGCCGCGTTCGCGGTCGCCACCGCCTCGCTGTGGAGCAACCCCGAGGAGGCGATGCACTTCGTCCAGTACGGAGTGCTGTCGCTGCTGCTCCAGCGCGCCGTCGCCTTCCGCCTTCCCGACGCCTCGAGCTACTTCGTCGCCGCGCTGGCCGGCGCGCTCGTCGGCTGCGCCGACGAAGCCGTGCAGTGGGTCGTTCCGGGCCGCTACTTCGGGCTGCGCGACATCGCGATCAACGCCTTCGCCGCGTCGCTCGTGCAGGTCGGGCTCGCGATGGGGATCCGGCCCGCGGGCGTCGCGCGAACGACGTCGCGCGCGGGCCGGCGCGTCGCCCTGCGCATCGCCCTCGCGCTCTGGGCGGCGCTCCTCGCGTTCGCGCTCAACACGCCCGCTCGCGTCGCCGTCTGGGCGCCTCGACTTCCGGGCCTCGCGTTCCTCGCGACGAACGAGAGCACGATGATGGAGTACGGGCACAGATACGACGCGCCGGACATCGGCGTCTTCCGCTCGCGCCTCGCGCCGGAGGAGCTCGCGCGCGAGGACGCGACGCGTGCCGCCGCCGGGGCCGCTCTCCTCGACGCCTACCGCGACGCCTATGGCGACTTCCTCGTCGACGTTCCGCCCCAGCGCGATCCGTTCGTGCACGAGCTGCGGGTCCACCTGTTCCGTCGCGATCGCTATCTCGAGTTCTGGCGGGCGCAGACGGGCGGGTCGCCCGAGCAGGTGGAGGAGCGGCGCAAGCTCGCGACGGTCGCGGCGCGCGAGGATCGCCTCGTTCGCCGCTTCTTCGCGCGCACGTTCGCCGCGTCGGGCTATGCGCTCCCGCCCGACGTCGCCGCGCGTGTCGCGCGCGACGAGCTTCCCGGGCTGGACTACGAGAGCACGGTGAGCCGCGATCTCGTCACCTCCGTCGGCGAGGGGGAGCTGCTCGCCGTCTTCGCGCTCGCGCTCGTCGCGCTGCTCACGGCGCTCCTGTCGCAGCGCGAGAGCGGCTAGCCGTCGTCGGCGCGCGTGCGTACGCGAGCTACCCTGCCCTGCCGTGCGCGACGAAGGCGGAAAGGCTCGACCCTCCGAGGACACCGCGCGTGGCACCCTGCGCGAGCGGATCGCGAGCGGGCGCCAGGCGGGGCGCGCCGCGATCGCTCGCGCGCGCGAGCGCACTCGCACGGCGGTGCGCAACGGCAGCGCCGCGCTCCGCGCGGGCGGGGACGCCGCCCGGCGGCGCACCGCTCCGTCGCCGGCCCTCCCCTATTTGGCCTTACTTCGCACGCCGGCCCTGCCGATGGCGACGCCCGTCATGCACCGAGAGATGCGGGTCGCGACGTACAACGTGCACCGGTGGAGCGGGCTCAACGGGCGCAGCCGGCCCGATGCGGCGCGCGCGGCCTTCGTCATCTCGGAGCTCGACGCCGACGTCGTCGCGCTCCAGGAGGTGCTGCGTCCGTTCACGGGCGAGGACCCGCTCGAGATGCTCTCGGACGCGCTCGGCCTCCACCTCGCGTTCGCGGTGACGCGCCAGCACAAGCTCGGCCAGCTCGGCAACGCCATCCTGTCGCGCCTCCCGATCTCCGGCCTGTCGGTGCTCGACATCTCGTACTCGCGGATCGAGCGGCGCGGCGCGCTGTGCGCGCAGGTGGGCGGAGACGCCGAGGGCGGCGGCCTGTCCGTGATCGCGACGCACCTCTCGCTCGTCGATCGCACGCGCCACCGCCAGGTCCAGTCGCTGCTCGAGCATCCGCAGCTCGCGACGGGCGCGGCCGTGCTCCTCGGCGACATGAACGCCTGGCGCCGCTGCAAGGCGAGCCGCGAGCTCGACTCGACGCTCGAGCAGCACCACAACCGCGCGTGGCCGGCCTCGTTCCCCGCACTGCGCCCCGTGCTCGCGCTCGACCGCATCTACGCCCGCGGCGCGGACGTGGTCGACGTCGCGACCCACGCGACGGCGGCGGCGCGCCGCGCGTCCGATCACCTCCCCGTCGTGGCGCGCATCGCCGTCAAGCCCGCGACGGGCGACCCCGACTAACGAGCCTCCCGCTCGCCCGGAACGCCGCGCCCCGAACGCGCTGGCGCCGGGACGCGCCGGCGCCGTACTCTCGGAGGCCTGCGGGCCGGAGGGGCGATGGCGCGATCGGACGACGAGGACCGACCGAAGCGGAGCTGGCGCGAGATCGACCAGATGCGCTCCGGCGCGCGCCCGCGCGACGAGGCGCGGCCGCGCGGCCGCTGGGCCGAAGCGCAGGCGCGGCGCGCGACTGCCCAGTACACGAAGCAGCTCGATGCGCTCTTCTCCTCGGGCCAGGGGGGTGCGCGCGGCGAAGAGCTCGCCGCTGCGATGCGCGAGGCGCACGGCGGCCCCGACCTCGCGACGGCGTGCCGCGCCTATCGCGACGAGGTCGGCGTCCCGGACGCGCCCGACCTCCTCGGCCTCTTCCTCGACACGGGCGATCGCGAGCTCGTCGTCGCGGCGCTCGAGCTCCTGCTCGCGCGCGCCCGCGCGGGCGAGGACGCGCCCTCGAAGGGGCTGCGCCGCCAGGTCGAGACGCTCGCCCAGGACTTCGACGCCGCGATCGCCGACGTCGCCGAGGAGCTGCTCGAGGCCCTCGCCGGCTGAGCGGCCGCGCGCTCCGTCGCTCCCGCGGCCCGCCGCGGCGCGTTCGCGGGCGGTCTCGCGTTTGGCCGCCCCGGGCGCGTCGCGTACCCTGCGACGCGATGTCCGACTCGGCCGAACGCGAGCTGCTGGCGCGCTATCTCGAGGAGCACAACCTCAAGCACACCCGGCAGCGCGACGTGATCCTCGATGCCTTCCTGGCGTCGAAGGGCCACGTCACGAGCGAGGAGCTCTATCAGCGCGTCCGCGAGGAGCACCCGAACATCGGGTACACGACCGTGTACCGGACGATGAAGCTGCTGGCGGACGCCGGCGTCGCGCAGGAGCGCCAGTTCGGCGACGGGCTCACGCGCTACGAGGTCGAGCAGGAGCACCACGACCACCTCGTCTGCCTCGGCTGCGGGCGCATCGTCGAGTTCGAGTGCGAGGAGATCGAGGCCGCGCAGGCGGAGATCGCCGAGCGGTACCGGTTCCGGCTGGTCCGCCACCGCCACGAGCTCTACGGCTACTGTGCGTCGTGCGGCAGCGCGCGCTGACGCCACCGGTCGCGTTGACGCAGCGAGTCGAAGCCCGCGCCTCGTCGCCGCCGCCGT
This genomic interval from Myxococcota bacterium contains the following:
- a CDS encoding transcriptional repressor, which encodes MSDSAERELLARYLEEHNLKHTRQRDVILDAFLASKGHVTSEELYQRVREEHPNIGYTTVYRTMKLLADAGVAQERQFGDGLTRYEVEQEHHDHLVCLGCGRIVEFECEEIEAAQAEIAERYRFRLVRHRHELYGYCASCGSAR
- a CDS encoding VanZ family protein, giving the protein MHGAARSGRGGAALAWALAGAWAASIFAAIPLARSIEHAVRDALGQRAFGWLAIGAVLAATAAALAAVGRSRGATASPRDAHSPRAAVRAVWLVAVAAAFAVATASLWSNPEEAMHFVQYGVLSLLLQRAVAFRLPDASSYFVAALAGALVGCADEAVQWVVPGRYFGLRDIAINAFAASLVQVGLAMGIRPAGVARTTSRAGRRVALRIALALWAALLAFALNTPARVAVWAPRLPGLAFLATNESTMMEYGHRYDAPDIGVFRSRLAPEELAREDATRAAAGAALLDAYRDAYGDFLVDVPPQRDPFVHELRVHLFRRDRYLEFWRAQTGGSPEQVEERRKLATVAAREDRLVRRFFARTFAASGYALPPDVAARVARDELPGLDYESTVSRDLVTSVGEGELLAVFALALVALLTALLSQRESG
- a CDS encoding endonuclease/exonuclease/phosphatase family protein translates to MHREMRVATYNVHRWSGLNGRSRPDAARAAFVISELDADVVALQEVLRPFTGEDPLEMLSDALGLHLAFAVTRQHKLGQLGNAILSRLPISGLSVLDISYSRIERRGALCAQVGGDAEGGGLSVIATHLSLVDRTRHRQVQSLLEHPQLATGAAVLLGDMNAWRRCKASRELDSTLEQHHNRAWPASFPALRPVLALDRIYARGADVVDVATHATAAARRASDHLPVVARIAVKPATGDPD
- a CDS encoding alpha/beta hydrolase, with translation MQRVEREWDRGGVVLRGDESEGDGPAVVFVHGWCCDRSFLAPQFDHFARRRRVVALDLRGHGRSDGVGTDCAIRDLADDVASVIEQCGLERPVLVGHSLGGVIALDVAVRRPELVGAIAMLDSIVAIPSHLDGLAQGLSLLLASPRFRETLVDFVDQWLLRPDSDRALRDRVVDVMANADPDVALQAWQSMVEYDDRGAIKACPVPILFMAAENTVASLEELPDMHPDLELVYMRGVSHFHPLEAPEATNRHLEDFLDRLRSRR